In Pseudomonas sp. MM213, a genomic segment contains:
- a CDS encoding sensor histidine kinase — MYASLKSITMWPPSRVNARRFTLLLCTCSALGSLLIYGLSTRLPLSLLLLNIAALTCVWVQHRLSRKSIKFEPQELADRLLKVQENERHRLSRELHDDIGQLLTAAKLQSDWLRRRMPEELQEQCAALCDTLEETLTKVRDVSAILNPRQLTSLGLEASLRAHLLKTLGNTTVNWSLECHSRLTGIPEEMAVAAFRITQEAVTNILRHAEAKNLLVRLQRQPQGLTLLISDDGLGFAPATDPGREGQRGMAGMSERIDQLGGTLTVTSEPGKGTQIEALFPWAPRALERASTNKVMR; from the coding sequence ATGTACGCCAGCCTCAAGTCAATCACCATGTGGCCCCCCTCCCGAGTAAACGCGCGTCGGTTCACGCTTTTGTTGTGTACCTGCTCGGCGCTCGGCAGCCTGCTGATCTATGGCCTGTCCACACGCTTGCCGCTAAGTCTGCTGCTGCTCAATATTGCAGCGCTGACGTGCGTCTGGGTGCAGCATCGCCTGTCGCGCAAGTCGATAAAGTTCGAGCCTCAAGAGCTCGCCGACCGTTTATTGAAGGTTCAGGAGAACGAGCGCCACCGGCTCAGTCGTGAACTGCATGACGATATTGGCCAGTTATTGACCGCGGCAAAACTTCAAAGTGATTGGCTCAGACGCCGAATGCCCGAAGAACTGCAAGAGCAATGCGCGGCGCTCTGCGACACGCTGGAAGAAACCCTGACCAAAGTGCGTGACGTATCGGCCATCCTCAACCCCAGACAGTTGACCAGCCTCGGGCTGGAAGCCAGCCTGCGTGCGCATTTGCTCAAGACACTGGGCAATACGACGGTGAACTGGAGCCTGGAATGCCATTCACGCTTGACCGGCATCCCCGAAGAAATGGCGGTGGCCGCCTTTCGAATCACCCAGGAAGCGGTGACCAACATACTGCGCCACGCCGAGGCGAAAAATCTGTTGGTCCGCCTGCAACGCCAGCCTCAAGGCTTGACGCTGTTGATCAGCGACGACGGCCTGGGGTTCGCGCCGGCGACGGATCCGGGTCGTGAGGGCCAGCGCGGAATGGCCGGAATGTCGGAACGTATCGATCAACTGGGCGGTACATTGACCGTCACCAGCGAACCGGGCAAAGGTACTCAAATCGAAGCTCTCTTCCCCTGGGCGCCACGTGCGCTCGAACGGGCCAGTACGAATAAGGTTATGCGTTGA
- a CDS encoding response regulator, producing MTCNLLLVDDHSLIRAGVRALVLDIPGYAVIGEANDGSQLLEMVEHLSPDIVLLDISMKETGGLEALQRLKRVRPQSKVLILSMHTDPALIMQALESGAHGYLLKDTTATELEHALEALRNNERYLSPAIAHTVINQALTRNQKHQPEPADSHNLTARQLEILRLIVRGKSTREIANGLGLSIKTVETHRSQIMKRLQIYDVAGLVLFAVREQIISLDD from the coding sequence TTGACTTGTAACTTACTTCTGGTGGATGACCACTCGCTTATCAGGGCTGGCGTGCGCGCTCTGGTGCTGGATATTCCCGGCTACGCCGTCATCGGCGAGGCCAATGACGGCTCGCAGCTGCTCGAAATGGTCGAGCATCTGTCCCCGGACATCGTGCTGCTGGATATTTCCATGAAGGAAACCGGTGGCCTTGAAGCCTTGCAGCGCCTCAAGCGCGTACGCCCGCAAAGCAAGGTACTGATTCTGTCGATGCACACCGACCCGGCGCTCATCATGCAAGCTCTGGAATCCGGCGCCCACGGTTACCTGCTCAAGGACACCACGGCCACCGAACTCGAACATGCCCTGGAAGCCCTGCGCAACAACGAGCGTTACCTGAGCCCGGCCATCGCCCATACGGTCATCAACCAGGCACTGACCCGCAACCAGAAACATCAGCCGGAACCCGCGGACTCGCACAACCTGACGGCACGTCAGCTGGAAATCCTGCGGCTGATTGTTCGCGGGAAATCCACCCGGGAAATCGCCAATGGCCTGGGTTTGAGTATCAAGACGGTCGAAACCCACCGCTCGCAAATCATGAAGCGCTTGCAGATTTACGACGTGGCAGGCCTGGTGCTGTTCGCCGTGCGCGAGCAGATCATCAGTCTGGACGACTGA
- the yegS gene encoding lipid kinase YegS — MSERKALLILHGKQALNEEVRAAVEGKRAQGWELAVRLTWEAGDARRLVDEALAAGYRQVIAGGGDGTLRDIAEAMAAQSTQASLVLMPLGTANDFARAAGVPLEPAQALNLLETEPCAIDLGEVGGQVFLNMATGGFGSQVTANTSEELKKVLGGAAYLFTGLSRFSELHAAYGELHGPDFQWSGELLALGIGNGRQAGGGHVLCPQALVDDGLLDISILPAPQEVVGTLKSLLSDGFGIDSMFVRARLPWVEIKVSEGLYINLDGEPLEGDSLRFSARPAALRVHLPEDSPLLSVSAMISRPD, encoded by the coding sequence ATGAGCGAACGCAAGGCACTGTTGATTCTGCATGGCAAGCAGGCGCTCAACGAGGAGGTTCGTGCGGCGGTCGAGGGCAAGCGCGCACAAGGTTGGGAGTTGGCTGTTCGATTGACCTGGGAGGCCGGCGACGCACGGCGCCTGGTGGATGAGGCGCTGGCGGCGGGCTACAGGCAGGTCATCGCTGGGGGCGGTGACGGAACGTTGCGTGATATTGCCGAAGCCATGGCTGCACAGTCGACGCAGGCCAGCCTGGTGCTGATGCCGTTGGGAACCGCCAACGATTTCGCGCGCGCTGCCGGTGTGCCTCTGGAACCCGCCCAAGCCTTGAATCTACTGGAAACTGAACCGTGTGCCATCGACCTGGGAGAGGTCGGCGGGCAGGTGTTTCTGAATATGGCCACGGGCGGCTTCGGCAGTCAGGTCACGGCCAATACCTCAGAGGAATTAAAGAAAGTGCTTGGAGGTGCGGCCTACCTGTTCACGGGGTTGTCACGTTTCAGCGAGTTGCATGCGGCCTATGGCGAGCTGCATGGCCCGGATTTTCAGTGGAGTGGCGAGCTGCTGGCACTGGGCATCGGCAATGGCCGCCAGGCTGGCGGTGGTCACGTACTGTGCCCACAGGCGCTGGTGGATGACGGTCTGCTGGATATCAGTATTCTGCCTGCACCGCAGGAAGTGGTGGGTACGTTGAAAAGTTTGCTCTCCGACGGCTTCGGTATCGACAGCATGTTTGTGCGCGCCCGTCTGCCATGGGTCGAGATCAAGGTCTCGGAAGGTCTTTACATCAATCTCGATGGTGAACCACTGGAAGGCGACAGCTTGCGTTTCTCGGCGCGCCCGGCAGCACTGCGGGTGCATTTGCCCGAGGACTCGCCGCTGCTGAGCGTTTCGGCAATGATCAGTCGTCCAGACTGA